A genome region from Pongo pygmaeus isolate AG05252 chromosome 17, NHGRI_mPonPyg2-v2.0_pri, whole genome shotgun sequence includes the following:
- the LOC129018892 gene encoding elongin-A3-like produces the protein MAAGSTTLRAVQKLQVRLATKTNPKKLEKYLQKLSALPMTADILAETGIRKTVKRLRKHQHVGDFARDLAARWKKLVLVDRNTGPDPQDAEDSASRQRLGEALQDQEKAWGFPENATAPRSPSHSPQHGRTARRTPPGQQRPHPRSPSREPRAERKRPRTAPADSGPRRDPPTRTAPLPTPEGPEPAVPGKQPGRGHAHAAQGGPLPGPGCQGQPQGEAVASHSKGRKSSRWASAHKSPPVQESQSERLQAAGADSAGPKTVPSLLFAELWDPSAAWMQANYDLLSAFEAMTSQAEPEALSAPTFQEEAAFPGRRVNARLQVYSGSRPACQLQVLTLRQQCLPVLRNNPDALGDVGGVAYSVLEPVPEGWTPDQLYRTEKDNHALARETDELWRIHCLQDFKGEKPREHESWRELYLRLRDAREQRLRVVTTKIRSALENKPSGRQTKMICFNSVAKTPYDASRREEKSAGAADPGNGEIKPAPQPAGSSQAASGLGDGGGGGGGGGSSSSSSSSSNVLHGPPEKRANPCLSSSNEHAAPAAKTRKQAAKKVAPLMAKAVRDYKRRFSRR, from the coding sequence ATGGCGGCAGGCTCCACTACGCTGCGCGCAGTGCAGAAGCTGCAGGTGCGTCTGGCCACGAAGACGAACCCAAAAAagctggagaaatatttgcagaaactcTCCGCCCTGCCCATGACGGCAGACATCCTGGCGGAGACTGGAATCAGAAAGACGGTGAAGCGCCTGCGGAAGCACCAGCACGTGGGCGACTTTGCCAGAGACTTAGCGGCCCGGTGGAAGAAGCTGGTGCTTGTGGACCGAAACACCGGGCCTGACCCACAGGACGCTGAGGACAGCGCTTCCCGACAGCGCCTCGGGGAGGCTCTCCAGGACCAGGAAAAGGCCTGGGGCTTCCCAGAAAACGCGACGGCCCCCAGGAGCCCATCTCACAGCCCTCAGCACGGACGGACAGCACGCAGAACACCTCCGGGACAACAGAGACCTCACCCGAGGTCTCCCAGTCGCGAGCCCAGAGCCGAGAGAAAGCGCCCCAGAACGGCCCCAGCTGATTCCGGCCCCCGTCGGGACCCTCCAACGCGCACCGCTCCCCTCCCGACGCCCGAGGGCCCTGAGCCCGCTGTGCCCGGGAAGCAACCCGGAAGAGGCCACGCTCACGCCGCTCAGGGCGGGCCTCTGCCGGGTCCGGGCTGCCAGGGCCAACCTCAGGGGGAAGCGGTGGCGAGCCACAGCAAGGGGCGCAAATCGTCCCGCTGGGCTTCGGCTCACAAATCGCCTCCTGTCCAGGAAAGCCAGTCAGAGAGGCTGCAGGCGGCCGGCGCTGATTCCGCCGGGCCGAAAACGGTGCCCAGCCTTCTCTTCGCAGAGCTCTGGGACCCCTCAGCGGCCTGGATGCAGGCCAACTACGATCTGCTGTCCGCTTTTGAGGCCATGACCTCCCAGGCAGAGCCAGAAGCACTCTCCGCGCCAACGTTCCAGGAGGAAGCCGCTTTCCCTGGACGCAGAGTGAATGCTAGGCTGCAGGTGTACTCGGGCTCCAggcctgcctgccagctccaggTGCTGACGCTGCGCCAGCAGTGCCTCCCGGTGCTTAGAAACAATCCGGACGCCCTCGGCGACGTGGGAGGGGTCGCCTACTCGGTTCTTGAACCCGTTCCGGAAGGGTGGACGCCTGATCAGCTGTATCGCACAGAGAAAGACAACCACGCACTCGCTCGAGAGACAGATGAATTATGGAGGATTCATTGTCTCCAGGACTTCAAGGGAGAAAAGCCGCGGGAGCACGAGTCTTGGCGGGAGCTGTACCTGCGGCTTCGCGACGCCCGAGAGCAGCGGCTGCGAGTAGTGACCACGAAAATCCGATCTGCACTTGAAAACAAACCCAGCGGCCGACAGACAAAGATGatctgtttcaactctgtggccaAGACGCCTTATGATGCTtccaggagggaagagaagtcTGCAGGAGCCGCTGACCCCGGAAACGGGGAGATCAAGCCAGCCCCCCAGCCCGCAGGAAGCAGCCAGGCTGCCTCCGGCCTCggggacggcggcggcggcggcggcggcggcggcagcagcagcagcagcagcagcagcagcaacgtcCTTCACGGGCCCCCTGAGAAGCGGGCCAACCCCTGCCTGAGCAGCAGCAATGAGCACGCGGCGCCCGCGGCCAAGACCCGGAAACAGGCTGCCAAGAAAGTGGCCCCGCTGATGGCCAAGGCAGTTCGAGACTACAAGAGAAGATTCTCCCGACGATAA
- the LOC129018878 gene encoding elongin-A3-like, translated as MAAGSTTLRAVQKLQVRLATKTNPKKLEKYLQKLSALPMTADILAETGIRKTVKRLRKHQHVGDFARDLAARWKKLVLVDRNTGPDPQDAEDSASRQRLGEALQDQEKAWGFPENATAPRSPSHSPQHGRTARRTPPGQQRPHPRSPSREPRAERKRPRTAPADSGPRRDPPTRTAPLPTPEGPEPAVPGKQPGRGHAHAAQGGPLPGPGCQGQPQGEAVASHSKGRKSSRWASAHKSPPVQESQSERLQAAGADSAGPKTVPSLLFAELWDPSAAWMQANYDLLSAFEAMTSQAEPEALSAPTFQEEAAFPGRRVNARLQVYSGSRPACQLQVLTLRQQCLPVLRNNPDALGDVGGVAYSVLEPVPEGWTPDQLYRTEKDNHALARETDELWRIHCLQDFKGEKPREHESWRELYLRLRDAREQRLRVVTTKIRSALENKPSGRQTKMICFNSVAKTPYDASRREEKSAGAADPGNGEIKPAPQPAGSSQAASGLGDGGGGGGGGGSSSSSSSSSSNVLHGPPEKRANPCLSSSNEHAAPAAKTRKQAAKKVAPLMAKAVRDYKRRFSRR; from the coding sequence ATGGCGGCAGGCTCCACTACGCTGCGCGCAGTGCAGAAGCTGCAGGTGCGTCTGGCCACGAAGACGAACCCAAAAAagctggagaaatatttgcagaaactcTCCGCCCTGCCCATGACGGCAGACATCCTGGCGGAGACTGGAATCAGAAAGACGGTGAAGCGCCTGCGGAAGCACCAGCACGTGGGCGACTTTGCCAGAGACTTAGCGGCCCGGTGGAAGAAGCTGGTGCTTGTGGACCGAAACACCGGGCCTGACCCACAGGACGCTGAGGACAGCGCTTCCCGACAGCGCCTCGGGGAGGCTCTCCAGGACCAGGAAAAGGCCTGGGGCTTCCCAGAAAACGCGACGGCCCCCAGGAGCCCATCTCACAGCCCTCAGCACGGACGGACAGCACGCAGAACACCTCCGGGACAACAGAGACCTCACCCGAGGTCTCCCAGTCGCGAGCCCAGAGCCGAGAGAAAGCGCCCCAGAACGGCCCCAGCTGATTCCGGCCCCCGTCGGGACCCTCCAACGCGCACCGCTCCCCTCCCGACGCCCGAGGGCCCTGAGCCCGCTGTGCCCGGGAAGCAACCCGGAAGAGGCCACGCTCACGCCGCTCAGGGCGGGCCTCTGCCGGGTCCGGGCTGCCAGGGCCAACCTCAGGGGGAAGCGGTGGCGAGCCACAGCAAGGGGCGCAAATCGTCCCGCTGGGCTTCGGCTCACAAATCGCCTCCTGTCCAGGAAAGCCAGTCAGAGAGGCTGCAGGCGGCCGGCGCTGATTCCGCCGGGCCGAAAACGGTGCCCAGCCTTCTCTTCGCAGAGCTCTGGGACCCCTCAGCGGCCTGGATGCAGGCCAACTACGATCTGCTGTCCGCTTTTGAGGCCATGACCTCCCAGGCAGAGCCAGAAGCACTCTCCGCGCCAACGTTCCAGGAGGAAGCCGCTTTCCCTGGACGCAGAGTGAATGCTAGGCTGCAGGTGTACTCGGGCTCCAggcctgcctgccagctccaggTGCTGACGCTGCGCCAGCAGTGCCTCCCGGTGCTTAGAAACAATCCGGACGCCCTCGGCGACGTGGGAGGGGTCGCCTACTCGGTTCTTGAACCCGTTCCGGAAGGGTGGACGCCTGATCAGCTGTATCGCACAGAGAAAGACAACCACGCACTCGCTCGAGAGACAGATGAATTATGGAGGATTCATTGTCTCCAGGACTTCAAGGGAGAAAAGCCGCGGGAGCACGAGTCTTGGCGGGAGCTGTACCTGCGGCTTCGCGACGCCCGAGAGCAGCGGCTGCGAGTAGTGACCACGAAAATCCGATCTGCACTTGAAAACAAACCCAGCGGCCGACAGACAAAGATGatctgtttcaactctgtggccaAGACGCCTTATGATGCTtccaggagggaagagaagtcTGCAGGAGCCGCTGACCCCGGAAACGGGGAGATCAAGCCAGCCCCCCAGCCCGCAGGAAGCAGCCAGGCTGCCTCCGGCCTCggggacggcggcggcggcggcggcggcggcggcagcagcagcagcagcagcagcagcagcagcaacgtcCTTCACGGGCCCCCTGAGAAGCGGGCCAACCCCTGCCTGAGCAGCAGCAATGAGCACGCGGCGCCCGCGGCCAAGACCCGGAAACAGGCTGCCAAGAAAGTGGCCCCGCTGATGGCCAAGGCAGTTCGAGACTACAAGAGAAGATTCTCCCGACGATAA